Proteins encoded within one genomic window of Kibdelosporangium phytohabitans:
- a CDS encoding trypsin-like peptidase domain-containing protein → MLRPRPAELSGDRSDFEDLLASCVARVDADGHPIGTAFFVAPGWAVTAAHVAEWHGRTLVMRVREQSLTGTVVKVWPLNSSGLSRHPLPDLALVRLDETDHPCVRLADQAPNMHTKFMALGFTRTLGESFARLETTTDLKYGGEMSDPDESGTELYKIVDGSVPEGMSGGPVIDVGAVGVRGTGAVVGLMRTSRDLHTDMGGWVVRSEEIRALLGTERMHEHHVFHEKDQRWDRAWAASAWRFSSPADMEDVWWLRGPIVPFAPGKLLEDARNKYLSSQNLDYLDIPDFDRAWLLNRLETERRGVLLVGAAGAGKTRLAVEIAHLATEKGWPVWLTRSPGHSQLPGISKLSVEDLRKVVFSPDSRKAQHVLVVLDYLDSYHQNLDFEDLQRLVDDAFHNDGIRVMLLATARPGARHRLAQLWAGTVLDFMDLPSSPEHRRKLVRQILTRIAGTALQRWGFDEVRRRCGGDQATPMVTLLMAVALERGNQHGSAAPEPLVTWLRSRLTSDELAGAAAAADNAPSSADLLAYAVIAATCRRQESSLESTAHAVVDRYGGGARQNDHLTRLEQTGWLIPDDNDGAVVDPRFDLLHDLVADLLLDGALFTPSGGVDKKAVHAALDAVASDPVALEQFCVPLSRVYDRQGRRNRSVLRVSCKTWLDGNAQSLGARFRAAGAASAGALYALLHHLPWSSGEPWIEPEATAGRLPPLPAKPAGPAPSLVTPHFATLVGPQPDASVLIESLRSTPGDQPVRAAVVWLSGNRASPQVPQVLTHLVRRDVRIEDLSGRIGTYVTAWLSTVQDGVGQERLLIACLLNKQLSVSEHEPAIVAFARAAVTSLSSPASYDLYAAMLDHDAIVGRSDGDLALRALQAAREHPEHVSAGLLMQKLLPHHDIHEHKSSLTDMALTWSRRNLGSHRSPHVLQALLAAWQAATKAQRDAIVNQTLAWLGREVDAPAVPYVIERLLPLNGLVPHQVTRAVQQTIRWAQRPQHLRWSTDKVLPPHVCRLVAQAMKLIVADPVEAMRVADVVYRMLPSDRPAALTPSHSHLLHALLVGAMPKSLRELVIDLSLRWLKLHAHTPQAGWVLQALVRREELAGTRLATVMDAINEWMYRHNIRAEAPHVIEAALGRTDLTGSQRTTVVEHAEAIIAEQQNVAVPQGLFLALSKATPGAGNAGVPAIPNGTQNLLGWLEKHRDEYESGYAAIKLLSKSLSVGQLDRVVAVVAAWVPRHADRATVPILLRMLLCHRHVSGEDRGVATTAVVPAAVKWARTYPAHQRAGGVLSALLSYSPLTQHDREALSSLAFDWLERHEGLQTRGFVLGALMHESHSKARTKSLVAWSLAWLAQRPDLESTGVLAQAMVNHDDLSTAQRQQMISPLLDWLESHGSDNGIRRRLLGFWGNKMVNLTMSRDQADRLGSCVLGTVQHFDEPIPGKRYHYDLNGCLAAGLSPDTLDPVVAQALVKRAFEWLERDTDPLDNTLNVYRLRVLVKCKHLTAPQAKRALSAAARWLSDRPLGPEAKVGSLVIAVVQLKAPSMSLVHTLVDVALRWISQNPDDHRHGLLLLYILRRDDLTEDDVHRCLAAANSILADPKVSDEQRTHATNAVLRRRETTGATARSLITSSIARLASHSGRPKSNLLLGLLCRTDLTGTEKAVVVDASVSYLTGRQLDRTDGELVEHLLAHTGTHHRSQDIVALAISWIGKFNKVPSSPYVVRALIRSPAATAEVRSVMVTAMTQWLHHFCTRNSAPQAIMAVVEAGTTEKAELAMAVQYGLTWLNGRETYLDGDHRSLETLAAELIDGLSRLPDLDAYTKSELERLRSRTT, encoded by the coding sequence GTGCTCCGGCCGAGGCCGGCTGAGCTGTCCGGCGATCGATCCGACTTCGAGGACCTGCTCGCTTCCTGCGTCGCCAGGGTCGACGCCGACGGCCACCCGATCGGCACGGCGTTCTTCGTCGCGCCGGGCTGGGCCGTGACCGCCGCACACGTGGCGGAATGGCACGGCCGGACTCTGGTGATGCGGGTGCGGGAGCAGTCACTGACCGGCACAGTCGTGAAGGTGTGGCCGCTCAACTCCAGCGGTCTGTCCCGCCATCCCCTGCCCGACCTCGCGCTGGTTCGACTCGACGAGACCGACCACCCGTGTGTCCGGCTGGCTGACCAGGCGCCGAACATGCACACGAAGTTCATGGCGCTCGGCTTCACCCGCACGCTCGGCGAATCGTTCGCTCGTCTGGAAACGACGACGGACCTGAAGTACGGCGGCGAGATGTCCGACCCGGACGAGTCGGGGACGGAGCTGTACAAGATCGTCGACGGCTCGGTTCCCGAGGGGATGAGCGGCGGCCCGGTGATCGACGTCGGCGCGGTCGGCGTCCGCGGCACGGGCGCGGTCGTCGGGCTCATGCGCACCAGCCGCGATCTCCACACGGACATGGGCGGTTGGGTGGTGCGTTCGGAGGAGATCCGCGCTTTGCTGGGCACTGAGCGGATGCACGAGCACCACGTGTTCCACGAGAAGGACCAACGGTGGGACCGTGCCTGGGCGGCCTCGGCATGGCGGTTCAGCAGTCCCGCCGACATGGAGGACGTGTGGTGGCTGCGAGGTCCGATCGTGCCGTTCGCTCCGGGCAAGCTGCTCGAGGACGCGCGCAACAAATACCTTTCCTCGCAGAACCTGGACTACCTGGACATCCCGGACTTCGATCGGGCGTGGTTGCTCAACCGCCTGGAGACCGAACGCAGAGGTGTGTTGCTGGTCGGCGCGGCCGGTGCGGGCAAGACCCGCCTGGCCGTCGAGATCGCGCATCTGGCCACCGAAAAGGGCTGGCCCGTGTGGCTGACCCGATCACCCGGGCACAGCCAGTTGCCCGGAATCTCGAAGCTCTCCGTGGAGGACCTGCGGAAGGTGGTCTTCTCCCCTGACAGCAGGAAAGCGCAGCACGTCCTGGTGGTGCTGGACTACCTGGACAGCTATCACCAGAACCTCGACTTCGAGGACTTGCAGCGGCTGGTGGACGACGCGTTCCACAACGACGGCATCAGGGTGATGCTGCTGGCAACGGCGCGGCCGGGCGCACGCCACCGGCTGGCCCAGCTCTGGGCCGGCACGGTGCTGGACTTCATGGACCTGCCGTCCTCGCCGGAGCACCGCCGCAAGCTGGTTCGCCAGATCCTCACCCGGATCGCGGGCACCGCGCTGCAGCGGTGGGGATTCGACGAGGTACGCCGCCGGTGTGGCGGCGACCAGGCCACACCGATGGTCACGCTGCTCATGGCCGTCGCTCTCGAACGCGGCAACCAGCACGGCTCGGCCGCACCCGAACCGCTGGTGACGTGGCTGCGGAGCAGGCTGACGTCCGACGAACTCGCCGGTGCCGCCGCCGCGGCGGACAACGCGCCATCCAGCGCCGATCTCCTGGCGTACGCGGTGATCGCGGCCACCTGCCGAAGGCAGGAGTCCTCATTGGAGTCGACAGCACACGCGGTGGTCGACCGGTACGGCGGGGGCGCCCGCCAGAACGACCACCTCACCCGGCTCGAACAGACCGGCTGGCTCATCCCCGACGACAACGACGGTGCTGTCGTGGACCCCAGATTCGATCTGCTGCACGACCTCGTGGCCGATTTACTGCTCGACGGTGCTCTGTTCACCCCGTCCGGTGGTGTGGACAAGAAGGCTGTCCACGCGGCATTGGACGCGGTCGCCTCCGATCCAGTCGCGTTGGAGCAGTTCTGTGTGCCGTTGTCACGCGTCTACGACAGGCAGGGCAGGCGCAACCGGTCAGTTCTGCGTGTGTCCTGCAAGACCTGGCTCGACGGCAACGCCCAATCACTCGGCGCCAGGTTCCGCGCCGCAGGTGCGGCAAGCGCAGGCGCGTTGTACGCCCTGCTGCACCACCTCCCGTGGTCCTCGGGTGAGCCGTGGATCGAGCCCGAGGCGACTGCGGGCCGCCTGCCGCCGTTGCCCGCAAAACCGGCAGGACCGGCACCGTCACTGGTGACACCGCATTTCGCCACGCTGGTCGGTCCGCAACCCGACGCCAGCGTGTTGATCGAGTCGCTTCGCTCGACGCCAGGTGATCAACCGGTGCGAGCCGCGGTGGTCTGGCTCAGCGGGAACCGGGCTTCGCCGCAGGTCCCCCAGGTGCTGACCCATCTGGTGCGCCGCGACGTGCGTATCGAGGACCTGTCAGGGCGTATCGGCACGTACGTCACGGCCTGGTTGAGCACAGTGCAGGACGGTGTCGGACAGGAGCGCTTGTTGATCGCGTGCCTGCTCAACAAACAGCTGTCTGTGTCCGAGCACGAACCTGCGATCGTCGCTTTCGCGCGTGCGGCAGTGACGAGCCTGTCCAGCCCGGCGTCCTACGACTTGTACGCGGCGATGCTCGACCATGACGCGATCGTCGGACGTAGCGACGGTGATCTCGCGCTGCGGGCGTTACAGGCGGCTCGTGAACACCCTGAGCACGTCTCGGCTGGCCTGCTCATGCAGAAGCTGTTGCCACACCACGATATCCACGAGCACAAGTCCAGCCTGACAGACATGGCGCTGACGTGGTCGCGGCGCAACCTCGGCTCTCATCGCTCACCGCATGTGCTGCAGGCGTTGCTGGCGGCTTGGCAGGCTGCCACGAAAGCTCAGCGGGACGCGATCGTCAACCAAACGCTTGCCTGGCTGGGCCGCGAGGTGGACGCGCCTGCGGTGCCGTACGTGATCGAGCGGCTCCTCCCGCTGAACGGACTTGTCCCGCACCAGGTCACGAGGGCCGTGCAGCAGACCATCCGGTGGGCGCAGCGGCCACAGCACCTGCGGTGGAGCACCGACAAAGTTCTGCCGCCGCACGTCTGTCGGCTCGTCGCCCAGGCCATGAAACTCATCGTCGCGGATCCGGTGGAAGCCATGCGCGTCGCCGACGTGGTCTACCGCATGCTGCCCTCAGATCGACCTGCGGCGCTGACGCCGTCACATTCGCACCTCCTGCACGCTTTGCTCGTCGGCGCCATGCCGAAGTCGCTGCGAGAGCTCGTGATCGACCTGTCCCTCAGGTGGCTCAAGCTCCACGCGCACACACCACAAGCAGGCTGGGTCCTGCAAGCCCTGGTACGACGCGAGGAACTAGCCGGCACGCGCCTCGCGACGGTCATGGACGCGATCAACGAGTGGATGTACCGGCACAACATCCGGGCGGAGGCACCGCACGTCATCGAGGCGGCGCTCGGCAGGACCGACCTCACCGGCAGCCAGCGCACGACTGTGGTCGAGCACGCCGAGGCGATCATCGCCGAGCAACAGAATGTCGCAGTTCCCCAAGGTCTGTTCCTCGCACTGTCCAAGGCGACACCCGGGGCGGGCAACGCCGGAGTTCCCGCCATTCCGAACGGGACTCAGAACCTGTTGGGCTGGCTGGAGAAACACCGCGACGAGTACGAGAGCGGCTACGCCGCGATCAAGCTGCTGAGCAAGTCCTTGTCAGTCGGACAGCTCGACCGCGTAGTCGCTGTGGTCGCCGCGTGGGTTCCACGGCACGCTGACCGTGCCACCGTCCCCATTCTGCTGCGGATGCTGCTGTGCCACCGCCACGTGAGCGGAGAGGATCGAGGAGTCGCCACCACAGCGGTCGTTCCGGCCGCCGTGAAGTGGGCACGGACGTATCCGGCACATCAGCGCGCGGGTGGCGTGCTGTCGGCGCTGCTGTCGTACTCGCCGCTCACCCAGCACGATCGTGAGGCACTGAGCTCGCTGGCATTCGATTGGCTCGAGCGACATGAAGGTTTGCAGACCAGAGGATTCGTGCTCGGCGCGCTCATGCACGAGTCGCACAGCAAGGCGCGCACCAAATCGCTCGTCGCATGGTCGCTGGCGTGGCTGGCGCAACGACCTGACCTCGAGTCCACGGGCGTGCTCGCGCAGGCCATGGTGAACCACGACGACCTCTCCACGGCACAACGCCAACAGATGATCAGCCCGTTGCTCGACTGGTTGGAGTCCCACGGCTCCGACAACGGCATCAGACGGCGACTGCTGGGCTTCTGGGGCAACAAGATGGTCAACCTCACGATGTCCCGTGACCAGGCCGATCGGCTCGGCTCGTGCGTTCTCGGCACGGTGCAGCACTTCGACGAGCCCATCCCCGGCAAGCGGTACCACTACGATCTCAACGGCTGTCTGGCGGCCGGGCTGAGCCCGGACACCCTGGATCCCGTTGTCGCGCAGGCGCTGGTGAAACGCGCGTTCGAGTGGCTCGAACGGGACACCGACCCGCTCGACAACACGCTCAACGTCTACCGCCTCCGAGTACTGGTCAAGTGCAAACACCTGACAGCGCCCCAAGCGAAGCGCGCGCTGTCGGCAGCCGCGAGATGGCTGTCGGATCGTCCGCTGGGGCCGGAGGCGAAGGTGGGCAGCCTCGTCATCGCGGTGGTCCAGCTGAAGGCCCCTTCCATGAGCCTGGTCCACACCTTGGTCGACGTGGCACTGCGATGGATCAGCCAGAACCCGGACGACCACCGGCACGGCCTGCTGTTGCTGTACATCCTGCGCCGTGACGATCTGACCGAGGACGACGTGCACCGTTGCCTCGCCGCCGCGAACTCGATACTGGCAGACCCCAAGGTCAGCGACGAGCAACGCACACACGCCACCAACGCGGTGCTGCGCAGGCGTGAGACAACAGGGGCCACAGCACGGTCGTTGATCACGTCGTCCATCGCGCGGCTGGCGAGCCACAGCGGGAGACCGAAGTCGAACCTGCTACTCGGTTTGCTTTGCCGCACCGACCTGACCGGGACGGAAAAGGCCGTCGTGGTCGACGCGAGCGTGAGTTACCTGACCGGGCGGCAGCTGGATCGAACCGACGGTGAACTCGTGGAGCACCTGCTCGCCCACACGGGTACGCATCACCGCAGCCAGGACATCGTGGCGCTGGCGATCAGCTGGATCGGGAAGTTCAACAAGGTTCCCAGTTCGCCGTACGTGGTCCGCGCGCTGATCCGCAGCCCGGCTGCCACGGCCGAGGTCCGGTCTGTCATGGTCACGGCTATGACGCAGTGGCTGCACCACTTCTGCACCCGCAACTCCGCGCCCCAAGCGATCATGGCTGTCGTGGAGGCAGGCACCACCGAGAAGGCCGAGCTGGCGATGGCCGTCCAATACGGGCTCACATGGCTCAACGGCAGAGAAACGTACCTCGACGGCGACCACAGGTCACTGGAGACCCTCGCGGCCGAACTGATCGACGGACTGTCACGCCTGCCGGACCTGGATGCCTACACCAAGAGTGAACTGGAGCGGCTGCGTTCGCGCACGACGTGA
- a CDS encoding CU044_2847 family protein, whose product MTDPVPVRLPSGEAIWVHSAEDRRGPRDVSLRDNAVAILQLPGLVETVQGVLSTVKSAVAKHKPDSLAVEFGLEINAKTGKVLSVLAEAGGKTHIKITATWGSPQPPPAVDNQVENSAPAEAG is encoded by the coding sequence GTGACCGATCCTGTTCCAGTTCGATTGCCGAGCGGCGAGGCGATATGGGTGCACTCGGCCGAAGACCGCCGCGGGCCGCGGGACGTTTCGTTGCGCGACAACGCCGTCGCGATTCTGCAGCTGCCCGGTCTGGTGGAGACCGTGCAGGGCGTCCTGTCCACAGTCAAGTCGGCGGTCGCCAAGCACAAGCCCGATTCCCTCGCCGTCGAGTTCGGCCTCGAGATCAACGCCAAGACCGGCAAGGTGCTCAGTGTGCTGGCGGAGGCAGGCGGCAAGACGCACATCAAGATCACGGCGACGTGGGGCTCACCCCAGCCGCCGCCGGCGGTGGACAACCAGGTGGAAAACAGTGCTCCGGCCGAGGCCGGCTGA
- a CDS encoding class I SAM-dependent methyltransferase: MPQAVSKWNRYWDKKSGTYDKEMRAWDRRLFGDSRQWACGQATGDVLEVAVGTGLNLPLYPADVRLTGIDLSAGMLDIAERRATDLGRPVTLLHGDAHALPFDDGSFDTVVCTLGLCAIPDHVRAVGEMVRVLRSGGRLVLVDHVAASSGVVRALQRLMELITVPMAGEHFLRRPILEVQARGLTVEQHQRFTRGLVERLVARKHSM, from the coding sequence ATGCCGCAGGCCGTCAGCAAGTGGAACCGGTACTGGGACAAGAAGTCCGGCACGTACGACAAGGAGATGCGTGCCTGGGACCGCAGGCTGTTCGGCGACTCCCGCCAGTGGGCGTGCGGCCAGGCCACCGGCGACGTGCTCGAGGTGGCGGTCGGCACCGGCCTGAACCTGCCGCTGTACCCGGCCGACGTGCGACTGACGGGAATCGACCTGAGCGCCGGCATGCTCGACATCGCCGAACGCCGCGCCACCGACCTCGGCCGCCCGGTGACGTTGCTGCACGGCGACGCCCACGCCCTGCCGTTCGACGACGGATCGTTCGACACGGTGGTCTGCACGCTCGGTCTCTGCGCGATACCGGATCATGTCCGCGCGGTGGGCGAGATGGTCCGGGTCCTGCGCTCCGGCGGCCGGCTGGTGCTCGTCGATCACGTGGCGGCCTCGTCCGGTGTCGTCCGGGCCCTGCAACGGCTCATGGAGCTCATCACGGTTCCCATGGCGGGTGAGCATTTCCTGCGGCGGCCGATCCTCGAGGTCCAGGCTCGCGGGCTGACTGTCGAGCAGCACCAGCGGTTCACACGCGGCTTGGTGGAACGCCTGGTGGCGCGCAAGCATTCGATGTGA
- a CDS encoding sensor histidine kinase, whose product MAELVDLATDQYTVETPGDVVLPELAEDCAQRFRCRTGRTITVTAADAVTTTARPQALARCVDNLLDDATKYSPGDTPVHVHIRGTRLTVRDHGRGIDPADYDTVFDRFYRADRTRATPGSGLGLAVVHDILTARHGKGHRRLPPGWRRGSRIRVPSSP is encoded by the coding sequence GTGGCCGAGCTCGTGGACCTGGCCACCGACCAGTACACCGTGGAAACCCCTGGTGACGTGGTGTTGCCGGAGCTCGCCGAGGACTGCGCGCAACGGTTCCGCTGCCGCACCGGGCGCACGATCACCGTTACCGCCGCCGACGCGGTGACGACGACGGCCCGGCCGCAGGCGTTGGCCCGCTGCGTGGACAACCTGCTCGACGACGCGACCAAGTACAGCCCTGGCGACACGCCGGTCCACGTCCACATCCGCGGCACCCGGCTCACCGTGCGCGACCACGGTCGCGGTATCGATCCGGCCGACTACGACACCGTGTTCGACCGTTTCTACCGCGCCGATCGCACCCGTGCCACGCCGGGATCAGGGCTCGGGCTGGCGGTCGTGCACGACATCCTCACCGCCCGCCACGGAAAGGGTCATCGCCGCCTACCACCCGGGTGGCGGCGCGGAAGTCGGATTCGAGTGCCCTCGTCACCGTGA
- a CDS encoding PrpF domain-containing protein, giving the protein MRTQENRTISVPATLVRGGTSKCWLFDVADIHGRGASLGAVLVAAFGSRDRSQIDGVGGATPTTSKAAIVAHSYEPGVDIDYTFGQVGVGVERVEWGSNCGNCATAVGLYAVHSGLVRPRGDHTRVRMRNTNSGSRIDAVVATPGSAFVPTGDAVVPGVALPGVAVGLEFIEPVGSGALLPTARAVECLGHGEAPVTLVDAGAPAALLDAPSVGLSGVESVTEFAQRLPGLLPLRREAAIRMGLSTPDQPIDHAVPKLGVVGPARDYTTTAGTRVDADEYDVSVRMASMHAPHPVIGLTSMVAVAAAATVPGSTVHRYTAATGRIRIGTAAGVVSAALDLDQAGRLAGITLNRSARVIARADIFVPAARGEPAVAR; this is encoded by the coding sequence ATGCGCACGCAGGAAAACCGAACCATCTCCGTCCCGGCGACCCTGGTACGCGGCGGGACCAGCAAGTGCTGGCTGTTCGACGTGGCCGACATCCACGGTCGCGGTGCCTCACTGGGTGCCGTGCTGGTCGCCGCGTTCGGGTCGCGCGACCGCAGCCAGATCGACGGGGTCGGCGGGGCCACGCCGACCACGTCGAAGGCCGCGATCGTCGCGCACTCCTACGAGCCGGGCGTCGACATCGACTACACCTTCGGCCAGGTCGGCGTCGGCGTCGAACGAGTGGAGTGGGGCAGCAACTGCGGCAACTGCGCCACGGCGGTCGGGCTGTACGCCGTCCACTCCGGACTGGTCCGGCCGCGCGGCGACCACACGAGAGTGCGGATGCGCAACACCAACAGCGGTTCACGGATCGACGCCGTGGTCGCGACCCCCGGTTCGGCGTTCGTGCCGACCGGTGACGCCGTGGTCCCCGGCGTGGCACTGCCCGGCGTCGCCGTCGGCCTCGAGTTCATCGAGCCCGTCGGGTCCGGTGCGCTGCTGCCAACCGCTCGCGCCGTGGAATGCCTCGGTCATGGCGAGGCTCCCGTGACGCTGGTGGACGCGGGCGCGCCCGCCGCACTGCTCGACGCGCCGTCGGTCGGCCTCAGCGGCGTGGAAAGCGTGACCGAGTTCGCACAGCGGCTGCCGGGGTTGCTGCCGCTGCGCCGCGAGGCCGCGATCCGGATGGGACTGTCCACCCCGGACCAGCCGATCGACCACGCCGTGCCGAAGCTCGGAGTCGTCGGGCCGGCGCGGGACTACACGACCACCGCGGGAACCCGGGTCGACGCGGACGAGTACGACGTTTCCGTGCGGATGGCGTCCATGCACGCGCCCCACCCGGTGATCGGGCTGACCTCGATGGTCGCCGTCGCCGCGGCGGCCACCGTGCCCGGCAGCACAGTGCACCGGTACACCGCCGCGACCGGCCGGATCCGGATCGGCACAGCGGCCGGCGTGGTCTCGGCGGCGCTGGACCTGGACCAGGCCGGGCGGCTGGCCGGCATCACGCTGAACCGCTCGGCCAGGGTGATCGCGCGCGCGGACATCTTCGTCCCGGCCGCACGCGGCGAACCCGCCGTCGCCCGATGA
- a CDS encoding MFS transporter, with the protein MTKAAASGATAFGARWLTPLVIGTLLNAVNSSMIAVTLVPIGRDLGVGATHTVWLVTVLYLTTATAQPVMGRIVDTLGARRVLTAGLAAVVAAGLLGALAPSFWVLLAARILLGVGTAAGFPAAMAMVRARADELDLPTPSNALSVLATSTQASMAVGPTLGSLLVGIGDWRWTFAVNVPVAAVGLILALKWLPPDEHVRRGGPRPPLDLAGIGLFTLTLTTSLLFLMGPGDLGVLFLGTGGLAGAGLVWWELRVRDPFLDLRALTANRPLLATYLRQGSGYLVIYAFLYGYPQWLSESHLLPEAAIGLAMLPMSITTVTLSAFGARLGGSVRARLVLTAGALLAGAVALLPMSAGTAIGFVVAVGLLFGVGQGLSTVANQTVLYAQAPQDRIGALSGLFRTSQYLGALASTSVLAAAYGQEATDSGLGTLALVLTGVAAVLMAVTLADRSLRTVR; encoded by the coding sequence ATGACCAAGGCCGCCGCGTCCGGCGCGACGGCGTTCGGTGCCAGGTGGCTGACCCCGCTGGTCATCGGCACGCTGCTGAACGCGGTCAACTCCTCGATGATCGCGGTCACCCTCGTCCCGATCGGCCGTGACCTCGGTGTCGGGGCGACGCACACGGTCTGGCTGGTCACCGTGCTGTACCTGACCACGGCGACCGCACAGCCGGTGATGGGCAGGATCGTCGACACGCTGGGCGCCCGGCGGGTGCTGACAGCGGGTCTCGCGGCGGTGGTGGCCGCTGGACTGCTCGGCGCGCTCGCGCCTTCGTTCTGGGTGTTGCTGGCGGCCAGGATCCTGCTCGGAGTCGGGACAGCGGCGGGGTTTCCGGCGGCGATGGCGATGGTCCGGGCGCGAGCGGACGAATTGGACCTGCCGACCCCGTCGAACGCGCTCTCTGTGCTCGCCACGTCGACTCAGGCGAGCATGGCGGTCGGGCCCACGCTCGGCAGCCTGCTTGTCGGCATAGGCGACTGGCGCTGGACGTTCGCGGTGAACGTGCCCGTCGCGGCGGTCGGCCTGATCCTCGCGCTGAAATGGCTGCCACCGGACGAACACGTGCGTCGCGGCGGCCCGCGGCCCCCGCTGGACCTGGCCGGCATCGGCTTGTTCACCCTGACACTGACCACGTCGCTGTTGTTCCTGATGGGTCCGGGCGACCTTGGTGTCCTGTTCCTCGGCACGGGAGGGCTCGCGGGCGCCGGGCTGGTCTGGTGGGAACTGCGCGTTCGTGACCCGTTCCTGGACCTGCGGGCGCTGACCGCGAACCGGCCACTGTTGGCGACGTACCTGCGGCAGGGCAGCGGATATCTGGTGATCTACGCGTTCCTGTACGGATACCCGCAGTGGCTCAGCGAAAGCCACCTGCTGCCGGAGGCGGCGATCGGCCTGGCGATGCTGCCGATGTCGATCACGACCGTCACCCTTTCCGCGTTCGGCGCGCGGCTCGGCGGCAGTGTCCGCGCACGGCTGGTGCTCACAGCGGGCGCGCTCCTGGCCGGCGCGGTGGCGCTGCTGCCGATGTCTGCCGGCACAGCGATCGGGTTCGTCGTCGCGGTCGGACTCCTCTTCGGTGTCGGGCAAGGGCTCAGCACCGTGGCGAACCAGACTGTGCTGTACGCACAGGCGCCGCAGGACCGGATCGGGGCGCTGTCGGGGTTGTTCCGCACCTCGCAGTACCTCGGCGCGCTCGCGTCGACCAGCGTTCTGGCCGCGGCCTACGGCCAGGAGGCGACCGACTCCGGACTCGGCACGCTCGCGCTCGTACTCACCGGGGTGGCGGCCGTGCTCATGGCCGTGACTCTCGCTGATCGTTCACTTCGGACAGTGCGCTGA
- a CDS encoding MAB_1171c family putative transporter: MGELIRHYGPALLAWAVVMVRLALHPRGPTNAMSWVVMLAIAVTLTAKAPPVYHGLSVLTGIPNVARLLDHGGFLVAGWGGLTMLLQINHPADARRRAVPHAIWIAVAFTGMCVLFAVAKTPVDHVRFAGRYGATAGVLEYWLVYIAGLLPTFLTTAALSTRYASMTTDPAVRLGLRLIAAGVLCSVTYHVHKAAYFVARRTGMDYPRALNILLDRYLTLAAAVLILAGLALPNWRTPPPIGNYRKYQRLRPLWLALYRVNPSIALVPPKPLLSELLDVRDLDLRLYRRAVEIRDGRLALRDHIDPRVAARARQAAARSGLTGQKLDAAVEAATLAAAIQAAATGAAPPETPSPVAAPGGRDLDSDIAFLCDVANAFRVPSQRTLL, from the coding sequence GTGGGTGAGCTGATCCGGCACTACGGGCCCGCGTTGCTGGCGTGGGCCGTCGTGATGGTACGACTGGCCCTGCATCCGCGCGGGCCCACCAACGCGATGAGCTGGGTGGTCATGCTGGCCATCGCGGTGACGCTCACGGCGAAGGCACCCCCGGTCTACCACGGACTGAGTGTGCTGACCGGGATACCGAACGTGGCCAGACTGCTCGACCACGGCGGTTTCCTCGTCGCCGGCTGGGGTGGGCTGACAATGTTGTTGCAGATCAACCATCCCGCGGACGCCCGCCGCCGGGCCGTACCGCACGCGATCTGGATAGCGGTGGCGTTCACCGGGATGTGCGTCCTGTTCGCGGTGGCCAAGACGCCGGTGGACCACGTGCGGTTCGCGGGCCGCTACGGCGCGACTGCCGGCGTGCTGGAGTACTGGCTCGTCTACATCGCCGGGTTGCTCCCGACGTTCCTCACCACGGCCGCGTTGAGCACCCGGTACGCCTCGATGACCACGGACCCGGCGGTACGGCTGGGTTTGCGGCTGATCGCGGCCGGTGTGCTCTGCTCGGTGACGTACCACGTCCACAAGGCCGCGTACTTCGTCGCCCGCCGGACCGGAATGGACTACCCGAGGGCGTTGAACATCCTGCTGGACAGGTATCTCACGCTCGCGGCGGCGGTGCTGATCCTGGCCGGTCTGGCGTTGCCGAACTGGCGGACACCGCCGCCGATCGGCAACTACCGGAAGTACCAGCGGTTGCGCCCGCTGTGGCTGGCGCTCTACCGCGTGAACCCGTCGATCGCCCTCGTACCACCGAAACCACTGTTGTCGGAACTGCTTGACGTGCGCGACCTCGACTTGCGCCTCTACCGCAGAGCGGTCGAGATCCGCGACGGCAGGCTGGCGCTGCGCGACCACATCGATCCACGAGTGGCCGCGCGAGCACGGCAAGCGGCTGCCCGATCCGGTCTCACCGGTCAGAAACTCGACGCGGCAGTGGAAGCGGCCACACTCGCCGCCGCGATCCAAGCCGCGGCAACAGGAGCCGCACCTCCTGAGACACCGTCACCGGTCGCCGCTCCCGGTGGCCGTGATCTCGACAGCGACATCGCCTTCCTGTGCGACGTGGCCAACGCGTTCCGCGTCCCGTCGCAGCGAACACTCTTGTGA